In Hymenobacter sublimis, a single genomic region encodes these proteins:
- a CDS encoding glycosyltransferase family 1 protein, which produces MSLSPPAEPPVRASEPALSSKSAAPAVTLPYNLPDLVCFAHLHWDFVWQRPQHLMSRFAQHGRVFYVEDAFYHADNLIEPHIEVKERQNGLKVLVVHLPDQLRHQEQNSEQAQYEVLRRYFEEQGVQDFIAWYYTPMAIGKSRGFQPVLTIYDCMDELAAFKFAPPALREREQELFQKADYVFTGGHTLYEAKSQQHADAHPFPSSIDKAHFGQARQEMPEPADQAGIAHPRVGFFGVVDERLDIELLRQLADAHPEWQFVIIGPVVKIDPAQLPRQQNIHYLGSKDYQELPAYLRGWDVATLLFADNESTKFISPTKTPEYLAAGRPVVSTPIRDVVRPYGDLNLVQIAATADEFGQAIAKALLQHQDADWRQRTDDYLATISWDQTWQQMVELMQKKLPSATTSTSPANSATA; this is translated from the coding sequence ATGTCGCTGTCTCCACCAGCGGAGCCGCCAGTGCGCGCCTCCGAACCTGCTCTCTCCTCCAAATCTGCTGCCCCTGCCGTAACCCTACCCTATAACCTGCCCGACCTGGTTTGCTTTGCGCATTTACACTGGGATTTTGTGTGGCAGCGTCCGCAACACCTAATGTCGCGCTTTGCGCAGCATGGCCGGGTGTTTTACGTGGAAGACGCTTTCTACCACGCCGACAATCTGATTGAGCCGCACATTGAAGTAAAAGAGCGGCAGAACGGCCTGAAAGTACTGGTCGTGCACTTGCCGGACCAACTGCGCCACCAGGAGCAGAACTCGGAGCAGGCACAATACGAAGTGCTCCGCCGGTATTTTGAGGAGCAAGGAGTTCAAGACTTTATTGCCTGGTATTATACCCCGATGGCAATTGGTAAATCGCGCGGCTTTCAGCCGGTGCTTACCATTTATGATTGCATGGATGAGCTGGCGGCCTTCAAGTTTGCGCCCCCAGCCTTGCGCGAGCGGGAGCAGGAGCTGTTTCAAAAGGCCGACTACGTCTTCACTGGCGGGCACACCCTGTACGAGGCCAAAAGCCAGCAGCATGCTGATGCGCACCCTTTCCCCAGCAGCATCGACAAGGCCCACTTCGGCCAAGCCCGCCAAGAGATGCCTGAACCCGCTGACCAAGCCGGCATTGCGCATCCCCGCGTTGGTTTCTTTGGGGTGGTAGATGAGCGCCTCGACATTGAGCTACTGCGCCAACTGGCCGATGCTCACCCAGAATGGCAGTTCGTCATTATTGGTCCGGTAGTCAAGATTGACCCCGCTCAACTGCCGCGCCAGCAGAATATTCACTACCTCGGTAGCAAAGATTATCAAGAGCTGCCCGCCTACCTGCGCGGCTGGGACGTGGCTACGTTGCTTTTCGCTGATAACGAAAGCACCAAGTTTATCTCGCCCACAAAAACGCCGGAATATTTGGCCGCCGGCCGCCCGGTAGTTAGCACTCCCATCCGCGACGTAGTGCGGCCGTACGGTGACCTGAACCTGGTACAGATTGCGGCTACCGCTGACGAGTTTGGGCAAGCCATTGCCAAAGCGCTGCTTCAGCACCAGGATGCAGATTGGCGCCAGCGTACCGATGACTACCTTGCCACCATTAGCTGGGACCAGACCTGGCAGCAGATGGTCGAGTTGATGCAGAAGAAACTACCCTCCGCTACTACCAGTACTTCCCCTGCCAACTCG